A genomic segment from Corylus avellana chromosome ca5, CavTom2PMs-1.0 encodes:
- the LOC132181138 gene encoding amino acid transporter AVT1I-like isoform X1 — protein sequence MVTQLQSDSSLFVPLILDEKQYGVAHKLEEVESNSHYSTTTNVSFLKTCFNGLNALSGVGILSVPYALASGGWLSLILLFVIAIAAFYSGLLIQRCMDLDSDIRTYPDIGYRAFGNKGRIVVSVVMYIELYLVATGFLILEGDNLYNLLPNAGFQMAGIRIEGKQMFVIIVALVILPSVWLDNLSLLSYISASGVLASAIILCSIYWTGAFDGIGFHQKGTPLNLSGIPTAVSLYAFCYCAHPVFPTLYTSMRNKRQFTNVLLLCFTLCTVCYASMAVFGYLMFGENVQSQITLNLPTEKLSSKVAIYTTLVNPIAKYALMVTPIVNATKSWFPSQYNKRISGLLISTSLVFSTAVVALVLPFFAYLMSLVGAFLSVTGSIILPCLCYLKISGTYRRFGSEMVVIWGVILMGFVVGIVGTYTSLIQIIGHL from the exons AATATGGGGTAGCTCACAAGCTAGAGGAAGTGGAGTCTAACTCTCATTACTCCACTACAACCAATGTCTCTTTCCTCAAGACATGTTTTAATGGACTCAATGCTTTGTCAG GAGTTGGGATACTGTCAGTTCCATATGCATTAGCATCCGGAGGATGGTTGAGCTTGATACTTCTATTTGTGATTGCCATTGCAGCATTTTACTCAGGCTTGTTGATACAAAGGTGTATGGATTTGGATTCTGATATCAGAACTTATCCTGATATAGGCTACCGTGCATTTGGGAACAAGGGACGAATAGTGGTTTCAGTGGTTATGTATATAGAGCTCTATCTGGTTGCCACAGGGTTCCTGATTTTAGAAGGGGATAACTTATACAACTTGCTCCCCAACGCAGGATTTCAAATGGCAGGGATAAGAATTGAAGGGAAACAAATGTTTGTAATAATTGTGGCCCTCGTAATTTTGCCTTCGGTTTGGTTGGATAACCTGAGCCTTCTTTCATATATCTCTGCTAGTGGGGTTTTAGCTTCTGCTATCATCCTCTGCTCAATCTATTGGACTGGTGCATTTGATGGAATTGGATTTCATCAAAAGGGAACTCCTCTTAATTTGAGTGGAATCCCTACAGCTGTTAGCTTATATGCCTTCTGTTATTGTGCCCATCCTGTCTTCCCTACACTCTACACTTCTATGAGAAACAAACGCCAATTCACCAAT GTCCTGCTTCTGTGCTTTACCTTATGCACTGTTTGTTACGCATCAATGGCGGTTTTCGGTTACTTGATGTTCGGGGAAAATGTTCAATCACAGATAACATTAAACCTCCCAACTGAAAAACTTAGCTCAAAAGTGGCAATCTACACCACCTTGGTGAACCCCATAGCCAAATATGCATTGATGGTTACACCTATTGTGAATGCTACCAAAAGTTGGTTTCCATCTCAATACAACAAGAGGATCTCTGGCCTCTTAATCAGCACCTCCCTTGTATTCAGCACTGCTGTGGTAGCCCTGGTTCTCCCCTTTTTCGCATATCTCATGTCACTGGTCGGAGCATTTTTAAGCGTCACCGGTTCGATTATACTGCCATGCTTATGCTACTTGAAGATTTCGGGCACTTACAGGAGATTTGGAAGTGAAATGGTAGTTATATGGGGTGTAATACTAATGGGTTTTGTAGTTGGAATAGTTGGCACGTATACATCTCTCATACAGATAATAGGGCATCTGTAA